One bacterium genomic window carries:
- a CDS encoding aspartate aminotransferase family protein gives MSDERLTKEQIKQFKNDALRYVCPHAAKNDELLVNGPKIFTRGEGCYVYDIEGRKYLDTFATLLTTICGHNRPEVRQAVTEQMKKLEFFPNYVDSFTLPLIKLAKKLAEITPGDLSVSFFVNSGSEANETAIKIAKQYQLETGKPKKWKIIARRFSYHGTTLGAASATGLPSYKKYLEPLLPGYIFAKAARDCECPEGMSSKEYGKVCLKELDDLIQFETPETIAGMIMDPVPGSNTAYPLPPEGYLQGVRKLCNEYEIVLIFDEVQTGFAKTGKMFACEHWDVTPDIITLGKGFTGGFAPLGAAVMTEKIYKVFKRVGHELRSGSTFGGHTLACAATLANIEIIEKENLVEKAAEMGKYLREGLEKLYKHSIVGDVCGIGMLLAVKLVSDRKAKTPLAPELKVGKWIRERCWQLGMILRNNGDILVIAPSLILSKDEADTLLKKTDQAISDAMKNFKF, from the coding sequence ATGAGTGATGAAAGACTTACAAAAGAACAAATTAAGCAGTTTAAAAATGATGCTTTGCGCTATGTGTGTCCGCATGCCGCTAAGAACGATGAATTGCTTGTAAATGGTCCTAAAATATTTACAAGAGGAGAAGGCTGTTATGTGTATGATATAGAAGGCAGGAAATACCTTGATACATTCGCGACACTGCTTACAACAATATGTGGACATAATCGTCCGGAGGTAAGGCAGGCAGTAACTGAACAAATGAAAAAGCTGGAGTTTTTTCCCAATTATGTGGATAGCTTCACCCTTCCTCTTATCAAGCTGGCAAAGAAACTGGCAGAAATTACACCGGGAGATCTTTCTGTATCTTTCTTTGTTAACAGCGGTTCAGAGGCTAATGAAACAGCTATAAAGATAGCCAAGCAATATCAACTGGAGACAGGAAAACCTAAAAAGTGGAAAATTATTGCAAGAAGATTCTCCTATCATGGGACAACCTTAGGCGCTGCATCAGCTACAGGTTTACCTTCATATAAGAAATATCTTGAGCCGTTGCTGCCTGGATATATATTTGCGAAGGCTGCTCGTGACTGCGAGTGTCCGGAAGGTATGAGTTCAAAAGAATACGGGAAAGTCTGTCTTAAAGAGTTAGATGATTTAATACAATTTGAAACACCTGAGACAATAGCAGGTATGATAATGGATCCTGTGCCCGGATCAAATACAGCATATCCGCTTCCGCCCGAAGGATATCTGCAGGGCGTGCGTAAGCTTTGTAATGAATATGAAATAGTGCTGATATTTGACGAGGTTCAGACAGGATTTGCTAAAACGGGAAAAATGTTCGCATGTGAACACTGGGATGTAACCCCTGATATTATAACTCTTGGCAAGGGCTTTACGGGCGGGTTTGCTCCTTTAGGTGCTGCTGTAATGACAGAAAAAATATATAAGGTATTTAAGAGAGTTGGACATGAACTGCGCAGTGGAAGCACATTCGGAGGACATACCCTGGCCTGTGCAGCAACTTTAGCTAATATCGAGATAATTGAAAAAGAAAATCTTGTAGAAAAAGCTGCTGAAATGGGGAAATACTTAAGAGAAGGGCTTGAAAAATTATATAAACACTCCATTGTAGGTGATGTTTGTGGAATAGGAATGCTTTTGGCGGTAAAACTGGTATCTGATAGAAAGGCAAAAACTCCTCTGGCCCCAGAACTCAAAGTAGGTAAATGGATAAGAGAGCGATGCTGGCAGCTTGGAATGATACTGCGCAATAATGGAGATATTCTTGTTATTGCTCCGTCTCTTATTCTATCCAAGGACGAAGCGGATACACTGCTCAAAAAAACTGACCAGGCAATTTCTGACGCAATGAAAAACTTTAAATTTTAA
- a CDS encoding sulfatase-like hydrolase/transferase: protein MNILLIMPDALRGTNLGCCGYSKNTSPFMDKLAKEGIVFKNAIAQTAHTHPGVVSVYTGLYPTTHCQQTPDDFAAFGEAGWSNEWRNTELRKKWKAPLNILKEHGYTTGGKHPDSWWSLGYLIETKVDKIFNKLIEDYTSRPFFMMCMPYYTHIAYNAVPDYDKLFLSEGDKLTDNFRKYVEMIKTTGHGYILNPEFVGKKYQEAKTATSWKVFTLSEEDRPSVMALYDGAVRNLDMEIERYVKKLDELGILDDTLIIITPDHGEEILERGSLGHASCSMAGTLYDENIRIPLIMRYPKALPQGRVIETQVSQVDIMPTIFDILDYPMPELTEGHSLLPLIEGKDIDFKEETHCETLVCGMQTLDWDKRMKWALRTPQWKLIYSQNPEGNYYELYNLKNDPAEKVNLIDKEPKIANELKKKLRKREI, encoded by the coding sequence ATGAATATATTACTAATCATGCCTGATGCTCTCAGGGGCACCAACCTTGGCTGTTGTGGTTATTCCAAAAACACCTCTCCATTTATGGATAAACTGGCAAAAGAGGGCATTGTGTTTAAAAACGCAATTGCTCAAACTGCGCATACTCATCCTGGCGTTGTTTCTGTTTATACAGGGCTTTATCCTACCACCCACTGCCAACAAACTCCTGATGACTTTGCTGCGTTTGGAGAAGCAGGCTGGAGTAATGAATGGAGAAATACAGAACTCAGAAAGAAATGGAAAGCGCCTCTTAACATACTTAAAGAACACGGTTATACAACAGGCGGGAAACATCCCGATTCATGGTGGTCTTTGGGATACTTGATAGAAACAAAAGTAGACAAGATTTTCAATAAACTTATAGAGGATTATACAAGCAGACCATTTTTTATGATGTGTATGCCGTATTACACACATATTGCATACAACGCTGTGCCTGATTATGACAAACTGTTCTTATCTGAGGGTGACAAACTTACTGATAACTTTAGAAAATATGTAGAAATGATAAAAACAACAGGTCATGGGTATATATTAAATCCAGAATTTGTTGGTAAAAAATATCAGGAAGCAAAAACAGCTACTTCATGGAAAGTATTTACCTTATCCGAGGAAGACAGACCGTCTGTAATGGCTCTGTACGACGGAGCAGTAAGAAACCTGGATATGGAAATAGAAAGATACGTAAAAAAGCTGGATGAATTAGGCATCTTAGATGATACATTAATTATTATAACTCCAGATCACGGGGAAGAAATATTAGAAAGAGGATCATTAGGCCATGCATCCTGTTCAATGGCAGGAACCCTGTATGACGAAAACATAAGAATTCCTCTTATCATGAGATATCCAAAGGCATTGCCTCAGGGCAGGGTAATAGAAACTCAAGTAAGTCAGGTGGACATAATGCCTACAATATTTGATATACTGGACTATCCTATGCCTGAACTTACAGAAGGACATTCGCTCTTACCGCTTATTGAAGGGAAAGATATTGATTTTAAAGAAGAGACACATTGCGAAACATTAGTTTGCGGTATGCAGACTCTGGACTGGGATAAAAGAATGAAGTGGGCCCTCAGAACACCGCAGTGGAAGCTTATATACAGTCAGAATCCAGAGGGCAATTATTACGAATTGTATAATCTAAAAAATGACCCTGCAGAGAAAGTAAATCTCATTGACAAAGAACCGAAAATCGCAAACGAATTAAAAAAGAAACTCAGAAAAAGGGAAATTTAA
- a CDS encoding carbohydrate-binding family 9-like protein encodes MKTKVYECPYISEKMKIDGILNEKAWQKAKILDFYIPVTHKKPISKTEARLLWDDKYLYVGFKAYDKDIWGYFKDRDDPTCREDVLEIFFKTDTRRAPYQSREPYYNFEINALGTVYDAFNIKRNAGGGDHHRWSKWNCEGLKVGIKIKGTLNNCEDIDEYWQMEAAIPFASLPTLKGKSPKNKDKWLFHLARYDYSVYLPKGVELSSCSKLSEVNFHKYEDWMNLKFVR; translated from the coding sequence ATGAAAACAAAAGTTTATGAATGTCCTTATATCAGCGAGAAAATGAAGATTGATGGTATTCTTAATGAGAAAGCGTGGCAAAAAGCTAAAATACTGGATTTCTACATACCTGTCACACATAAAAAACCAATAAGTAAAACAGAGGCTAGACTGCTATGGGACGATAAGTATTTGTATGTAGGATTTAAAGCCTATGACAAGGATATATGGGGATACTTTAAGGATAGAGATGACCCAACATGCAGAGAGGATGTCTTAGAGATTTTCTTTAAGACAGATACCAGGAGAGCCCCATATCAGAGCAGGGAGCCATACTATAATTTTGAAATTAATGCATTAGGTACTGTTTATGATGCGTTCAACATAAAAAGAAATGCTGGGGGAGGAGATCATCACAGATGGAGCAAGTGGAACTGTGAAGGACTAAAAGTTGGAATAAAAATCAAAGGAACTTTAAATAACTGCGAAGATATAGACGAATACTGGCAGATGGAAGCAGCAATTCCTTTTGCAAGTTTACCAACTTTAAAAGGGAAATCTCCAAAAAATAAAGACAAATGGTTGTTCCATCTAGCCCGCTACGACTATTCTGTATATCTTCCCAAAGGAGTAGAGCTGAGTTCGTGCTCTAAATTATCAGAGGTTAATTTTCATAAATACGAAGACTGGATGAACTTGAAATTCGTAAGATAA
- a CDS encoding alpha-galactosidase, protein MKSSSEIRMKSKSWEFCEGSWYFRSAMPSVVLENREIRPTFAVNKNAGKASFKNIDIELNFSSYKGCFSSMTIDITNKSKSPVWIEQVKFLSINTALSPAKISGKGQKRDSLRMLIYNDCARAGNFEEILSIGNRPFLKTPSLVSDVAGSTSRLFTCIYDPALQQGMFFGMIPDKGRVFNNCFVKTGNRFEGISEVKISIKPKIKVRIGRLIVSGGKDIRKSLLKFASLFGRPRPAPNLARNAGWNSWDYYLWQVTADDIIENMDFIKRTSWLKKCVKYIIIDDGWSHRYGEWEPNYKFPGGMKILADKIKKAGFIPGIWVGPFMMDKRGVLEASHPEFEIKSKDKEKRLLVGAGQTKLPYLDPTHPGTLKFLHETFSKLRNDGYRYFKIDFLSNVIKAGKEGRFHNPDVTPIEALKGGISTIRRAIGEDSILVGCGGFVPEIGAGIYDSCRVSIDISSYWSNILVVARDIAVKSIFNGRTWENDYDFLIVRNKQTSKEKKINAYKDLSLFIPEKPYKPFSVRTGEVIRTEHEVRVWASLTLVSGGSIVLSDRLSMLNKKGLEMIKTVLENASGVAGHPLDLLSFGIPRIWLSKDRNTSLIGVFNWSDRKAIINTAGFLKGEGINAKKTYEIWKRKILPLDSVELGPRDCMVFRVNK, encoded by the coding sequence ATGAAATCCAGCTCAGAAATCAGAATGAAATCAAAATCCTGGGAATTTTGTGAGGGCAGCTGGTATTTTCGTTCGGCTATGCCGTCAGTTGTTCTGGAAAACAGGGAAATCAGACCAACCTTTGCGGTTAATAAAAATGCAGGAAAAGCCAGTTTTAAGAATATTGATATAGAATTAAATTTTTCTTCTTATAAAGGTTGTTTTTCTTCAATGACTATTGATATAACAAACAAGAGCAAATCTCCCGTATGGATAGAGCAGGTAAAGTTTTTAAGTATAAATACAGCATTATCTCCTGCAAAGATATCCGGGAAAGGGCAAAAGAGGGACAGCCTGAGAATGTTAATTTACAATGATTGTGCCAGAGCAGGTAATTTTGAAGAGATATTAAGCATCGGGAACAGACCTTTTCTCAAGACCCCCTCCCTGGTCTCGGATGTTGCCGGCAGTACGTCCCGGCTTTTTACATGTATTTACGATCCCGCTTTACAGCAGGGTATGTTTTTCGGGATGATACCTGATAAAGGCCGTGTTTTTAATAACTGCTTTGTAAAGACAGGAAATAGGTTTGAAGGTATTTCAGAAGTCAAAATATCCATTAAGCCGAAAATAAAGGTCAGAATTGGCAGGTTAATTGTTTCAGGAGGCAAGGATATCAGAAAATCCCTTTTAAAGTTTGCTTCTTTATTCGGCAGGCCAAGACCTGCTCCAAATCTTGCAAGGAATGCGGGCTGGAATTCATGGGATTACTATCTATGGCAGGTTACTGCAGACGATATTATAGAAAATATGGATTTTATAAAAAGAACGTCGTGGTTAAAGAAGTGTGTGAAATATATAATTATTGATGATGGATGGTCTCACCGTTATGGCGAGTGGGAACCGAATTATAAATTCCCCGGAGGCATGAAAATACTGGCGGATAAGATCAAGAAAGCCGGCTTTATTCCCGGAATATGGGTCGGACCGTTTATGATGGATAAAAGAGGAGTTCTTGAGGCAAGTCATCCTGAGTTTGAGATAAAAAGTAAAGATAAGGAAAAACGCTTATTAGTTGGTGCAGGTCAGACTAAACTTCCATATCTTGATCCGACACATCCAGGAACACTCAAATTTCTTCATGAGACGTTTTCAAAACTAAGGAATGATGGATACAGATATTTTAAAATAGATTTTCTTTCCAATGTAATTAAAGCAGGCAAAGAAGGACGATTTCACAACCCGGACGTAACACCGATAGAAGCTCTCAAAGGAGGGATATCAACAATAAGGCGGGCGATTGGAGAAGATTCAATACTCGTTGGATGCGGTGGGTTTGTTCCTGAAATAGGTGCAGGAATTTACGACTCTTGCAGAGTTTCTATAGACATAAGCTCTTATTGGTCCAATATACTTGTTGTTGCCCGGGATATTGCAGTAAAGAGCATATTTAATGGCAGAACATGGGAAAATGATTATGACTTCCTGATAGTGAGAAACAAACAGACTTCAAAAGAAAAAAAGATAAACGCATATAAGGACTTAAGTCTTTTTATTCCTGAAAAGCCATATAAACCTTTTTCTGTAAGAACAGGGGAGGTTATCCGGACAGAGCATGAAGTGAGAGTATGGGCATCCTTAACACTGGTCTCAGGCGGTTCCATCGTGCTTTCAGACAGACTCAGTATGTTAAATAAAAAAGGACTGGAGATGATAAAGACAGTTCTTGAGAATGCCAGCGGAGTAGCAGGGCATCCTCTTGATTTGCTTTCGTTTGGAATCCCCAGAATCTGGCTCTCGAAGGATAGAAACACCTCTCTCATCGGTGTATTTAACTGGAGTGACAGGAAAGCGATAATAAATACAGCCGGATTTCTAAAGGGAGAAGGTATTAATGCAAAAAAAACATATGAGATATGGAAAAGAAAAATCCTGCCTTTAGATTCTGTTGAACTTGGCCCGAGGGATTGCATGGTTTTCAGGGTTAATAAATAA
- a CDS encoding amidohydrolase family protein, whose translation METLNFFDSNGILGQPVFSSSTGKFESYLSVERLIKEMDHFEIDCALVSHWDAVKDHPSSGNAKLIEEIKGHNRLFPCWFVIPHHTGEMPEPKKLIKEMISKNVRAVRLFPIFHNFSMEEWSIGPLLKELEKNNILAVVHCPANRLYAICKKYKKLNIVGLAPLRELYPLLEKFDNLYASLEYYPDNNLVEDICRRFGAHRLVFGTRQKDPYNTYINTSANWVSGPTKTMIDYADIGDKEKQMIASGNLKKLLGISSCPSIKHKLPPELLSPVIDSHFHLGSIAWKYKPATDISSVIKTIDITGINKLCVSSLKAVFGGNHYEGNNYIGSICKKYPERFIGFAVINPNFNDTEDEIKRCIEVLGLKGIKIHPRLHACKLTDEKFKPVWEASEKYSIPILAHTGEGQFGSSPEAFEHISQKYPKGIFLLGHSGDNLEGLNICIEIAKKRDNVYLGTSDIVFAYNGILEYTVKQIGSDKILFESDACYMDSRYSLGIILYARITDKDKARILGLNMARILKLKH comes from the coding sequence ATGGAAACCTTAAACTTTTTTGATTCCAACGGAATTTTGGGACAGCCTGTATTTTCAAGTTCTACAGGCAAGTTTGAATCTTATCTCAGTGTTGAAAGGCTAATAAAAGAAATGGATCATTTTGAAATTGATTGTGCCCTTGTATCTCACTGGGATGCAGTCAAGGATCATCCATCTAGCGGCAATGCAAAATTGATAGAAGAGATTAAAGGGCATAATAGATTGTTTCCATGCTGGTTTGTTATCCCTCATCACACAGGAGAAATGCCTGAACCGAAAAAACTAATTAAAGAAATGATCTCCAAAAATGTTAGAGCAGTGAGATTATTCCCTATATTTCATAATTTCAGTATGGAAGAATGGTCAATAGGTCCTCTTTTGAAAGAACTGGAAAAGAACAATATCCTCGCTGTTGTCCACTGCCCTGCCAATAGGTTGTATGCCATCTGTAAAAAGTATAAAAAGCTTAATATTGTAGGATTAGCTCCATTAAGAGAACTTTATCCTCTTCTTGAAAAATTTGATAATTTATACGCTTCTCTGGAATACTATCCTGATAACAATCTGGTAGAGGACATATGCAGGCGTTTTGGCGCGCATAGACTTGTATTTGGAACAAGGCAGAAGGATCCGTACAATACATACATTAATACTTCAGCTAATTGGGTATCTGGGCCAACAAAGACTATGATAGATTATGCTGATATCGGTGATAAAGAAAAACAAATGATAGCAAGTGGTAATTTAAAGAAACTATTAGGAATATCTTCCTGCCCATCTATTAAGCATAAATTGCCTCCGGAACTTCTATCCCCTGTTATTGATTCTCATTTTCATCTGGGTAGTATTGCATGGAAATACAAACCGGCAACAGATATATCATCGGTAATCAAAACTATAGACATTACGGGAATTAATAAACTATGTGTAAGTTCACTAAAAGCTGTCTTTGGTGGAAATCACTATGAAGGGAATAATTATATCGGGTCTATATGTAAAAAATACCCTGAGAGATTTATTGGGTTTGCCGTAATTAACCCTAATTTCAATGATACCGAGGATGAAATCAAGAGATGCATTGAGGTATTAGGGCTCAAAGGGATAAAAATTCATCCGCGACTTCACGCTTGCAAACTCACAGATGAGAAATTCAAGCCTGTCTGGGAAGCTTCTGAAAAATATAGTATTCCTATACTTGCGCACACTGGAGAAGGACAATTCGGAAGCAGTCCAGAAGCATTTGAGCACATATCCCAAAAGTATCCCAAGGGAATATTTTTACTCGGTCATTCTGGAGATAATCTGGAGGGGCTGAATATTTGTATCGAAATTGCCAAAAAAAGGGATAATGTCTATCTTGGGACATCTGATATTGTGTTTGCATATAACGGAATATTAGAATATACAGTTAAACAAATTGGCTCAGATAAAATCTTGTTTGAATCCGATGCCTGCTATATGGATTCCAGGTATTCACTGGGTATTATTCTTTATGCACGTATAACTGATAAAGATAAAGCCAGGATACTTGGTCTTAATATGGCAAGGATATTAAAATTAAAACATTAA
- a CDS encoding glucose 1-dehydrogenase yields the protein MRLKDKVAVITGAGAGMGRAVALRFSKEGAKVVVVDINEKKGKDTVASITKAGKDAIFIKADVSKTKEVKNMFKVTIEKYGALHILYNNAGIFLRGIDNCVTEVSEETWDRFMDVNLKSVFLCCKYGIPKIIESGGGSVINVSSSAGIIASKNVDSYTATKGAIISLTRSMAVEYAPQKVHINCIIPCGIDTPMLNESRKKPDWDEKKHLSKIPARRFGKPEEVANMALFLASDEASYVVGAVFVIDGGITSSL from the coding sequence ATGCGATTAAAAGATAAAGTGGCTGTTATCACTGGAGCTGGTGCTGGAATGGGAAGAGCTGTAGCTCTCCGCTTTAGTAAAGAGGGAGCAAAAGTTGTTGTGGTTGATATCAATGAGAAAAAGGGGAAAGACACAGTAGCCTCTATTACAAAAGCTGGGAAGGATGCGATTTTTATCAAAGCTGATGTTTCCAAAACAAAAGAAGTAAAAAATATGTTCAAGGTAACTATTGAAAAATATGGAGCCTTGCACATTCTCTATAACAATGCTGGAATCTTCCTCAGGGGAATTGATAACTGTGTAACCGAGGTTTCAGAAGAAACATGGGATAGATTTATGGATGTTAACTTGAAAAGCGTATTTCTTTGTTGCAAGTATGGCATTCCAAAAATAATAGAAAGCGGAGGGGGTTCTGTAATTAATGTTTCTTCAAGCGCTGGTATAATTGCATCGAAAAACGTTGACAGTTATACTGCGACTAAGGGAGCAATTATCTCTTTAACACGGTCTATGGCAGTCGAATACGCTCCGCAGAAAGTTCACATAAATTGCATTATCCCGTGTGGGATTGATACTCCAATGCTCAATGAAAGCAGAAAAAAACCAGACTGGGATGAAAAAAAACACTTATCTAAAATTCCAGCAAGAAGATTCGGAAAACCAGAAGAGGTTGCTAATATGGCTTTATTCCTGGCATCAGACGAAGCATCCTATGTTGTAGGAGCCGTTTTCGTAATTGATGGCGGAATAACATCTTCCCTTTGA
- a CDS encoding PilZ domain-containing protein: MRQERRKYTRIEEEFKVEYEIVELDDSLPVKYDLLSSPKLKYKGSTKDISEKGICLEEINLKRLLVSVVTEGTELRLKISIHPGDTINAIGKVVWKNTEKGICGLEFVSIFYKDSLKIHNYVVDTVNKYSEA; the protein is encoded by the coding sequence ATGAGACAGGAAAGAAGAAAATACACTAGAATAGAGGAAGAGTTTAAAGTAGAGTATGAAATCGTTGAGCTTGATGATTCTCTGCCAGTCAAATATGATCTATTGTCGTCTCCAAAATTAAAATATAAGGGGAGTACGAAAGATATCAGCGAAAAAGGTATCTGTCTGGAGGAAATAAACTTAAAAAGATTGTTAGTTTCGGTTGTAACGGAAGGGACAGAACTAAGATTGAAAATTTCAATTCATCCAGGAGATACTATCAATGCAATAGGTAAAGTGGTGTGGAAGAACACAGAAAAGGGCATATGTGGCTTAGAGTTTGTAAGTATTTTTTATAAAGACAGCCTAAAAATTCACAATTATGTTGTAGACACTGTAAATAAATATTCTGAGGCGTGA
- a CDS encoding Trm112 family protein, producing the protein MAIDKELLDILACPKCKGDIRLEGEYKLVCDACKKYYLIKEDIPVMMIDEAVDYVPKGK; encoded by the coding sequence ATGGCTATAGACAAGGAACTTCTGGATATCCTAGCATGTCCAAAATGCAAAGGGGATATAAGACTTGAAGGCGAGTATAAGCTTGTATGCGATGCTTGCAAAAAATACTATCTAATAAAAGAAGATATCCCTGTTATGATGATTGATGAAGCAGTGGATTACGTGCCAAAAGGGAAGTAA
- a CDS encoding glycosyltransferase family 4 protein, with protein sequence MRIAIDARMILHSGIGTYTKNLLTNIFDIDKSNAYILLGKKEALSKYAQKPNVFIKEFHSPIYGVIEQVIEPLKLWNVEFLHCPHYNIPVIYEGEMIVTVHDLIHLIFPQFLESRAAYFYARSLFNLMAIRAKKIIAVSENTKIDIVNYLGVKKDKVVVIYNGVSEIFKKPASQEEREKLRRKLNLHEKYILNVSNMKKHKNIETLIEAYSKLRKKGIEQRLLLVGGKKERIGELKIYAEQFNVDKDIVFLQNINFKELPLLYQICDIFVFPSLYEGFGLPLVEAMASRVPVVTSNVSSMPEVVGNAGITVEPKNADSLAEAIEKVISDSKLREDMIKMGIKQIEKFNWQDTARKTLDVYKREFI encoded by the coding sequence TTGCGTATTGCAATAGATGCCAGAATGATTTTACACTCAGGTATTGGTACTTATACAAAAAATCTGCTTACAAATATCTTTGATATTGATAAGTCCAACGCCTATATTTTGTTAGGCAAAAAGGAAGCTCTTTCTAAATATGCTCAAAAGCCTAATGTTTTCATAAAGGAGTTTCATTCGCCAATCTATGGCGTAATTGAGCAAGTTATTGAGCCTTTAAAACTCTGGAATGTAGAATTTCTACATTGTCCGCATTACAATATCCCTGTTATATATGAGGGAGAAATGATAGTTACCGTTCATGATCTAATACATCTTATTTTCCCTCAGTTCCTCGAATCCAGGGCTGCATATTTCTATGCTAGGTCATTGTTTAATCTGATGGCTATAAGAGCAAAAAAGATAATAGCTGTATCTGAAAACACAAAAATTGATATAGTAAATTATTTAGGTGTGAAAAAAGATAAGGTTGTTGTAATCTATAACGGTGTCTCTGAAATATTCAAAAAACCCGCTTCTCAAGAAGAACGTGAAAAGCTGAGACGCAAACTAAACCTGCACGAAAAATACATACTTAATGTAAGCAATATGAAGAAACATAAAAATATTGAGACACTTATTGAAGCATATTCAAAGCTCAGAAAAAAAGGTATAGAGCAAAGGCTTCTTTTGGTTGGAGGGAAAAAGGAGAGGATTGGAGAACTGAAGATTTATGCAGAACAGTTTAATGTGGATAAAGACATAGTTTTCCTCCAGAATATAAATTTTAAGGAATTACCTCTTCTTTACCAGATATGTGATATATTTGTTTTCCCTTCCCTTTATGAAGGATTTGGCTTGCCGCTTGTAGAAGCGATGGCAAGCAGAGTGCCCGTTGTAACATCCAATGTATCTTCAATGCCTGAAGTTGTTGGTAATGCAGGCATAACGGTAGAGCCTAAGAATGCAGATTCTCTGGCTGAAGCAATAGAAAAAGTTATTTCTGATAGCAAATTGAGAGAGGATATGATAAAGATGGGTATAAAGCAAATAGAGAAATTCAACTGGCAAGATACTGCCAGGAAAACACTGGATGTTTATAAAAGAGAATTTATTTAA
- a CDS encoding glycosyltransferase family 4 protein, which produces MSIKRVKNPKVLYITGETVPGNNGGSVHVWEVASNLSRLGYEVTLISQRQGTSAHSEYLKGVKLLRTNMQYLNKILSITGLKLLPKLLMRNFDIVIERYVTFGGAGTIYSKLKKIPLILEVNSPHTEELIWRYNITCKTTINILRTWRDIQFRQAKKVIATSLTVVPEHARLKTEQVRWAANTDMFAPELRNTDKANKIRRRYNLENKFTVVFAGTFRKWHGALDLPELVKAVVRKAKNVLFLFVGGGECLDEVKAKIRDMHLSQYVVFAGTQRYEMMPYFMAVSDAGIAPYNAAYYKPLKDFGFFWSPLKIFEYMASGLPAITVSYDPLPKIVINGETGFITPAEDPSKIAEAIINLAKNPLNASSMGKRAREFVENNYTWKLHVDNLDKIIKDTLRKD; this is translated from the coding sequence ATGAGCATTAAGAGGGTTAAAAACCCTAAGGTTTTATACATAACAGGAGAAACTGTGCCTGGGAATAACGGCGGATCAGTGCATGTTTGGGAGGTTGCCTCAAATCTATCCAGACTTGGATATGAAGTAACTTTAATCTCACAAAGGCAAGGAACATCAGCGCATTCTGAATACTTAAAAGGAGTGAAACTCCTTCGCACTAACATGCAATATTTAAATAAGATTCTATCTATTACAGGACTTAAACTGCTTCCGAAACTACTGATGAGAAATTTTGATATAGTCATTGAAAGATATGTTACCTTTGGCGGAGCAGGAACTATATATTCAAAGCTTAAGAAAATCCCGCTTATACTTGAGGTAAATAGTCCTCATACCGAAGAGCTTATATGGAGATATAACATTACATGTAAAACAACTATTAATATTCTTAGAACCTGGAGAGATATTCAATTCAGACAGGCAAAAAAGGTTATAGCTACTTCACTTACAGTTGTCCCTGAGCATGCCCGCCTAAAAACAGAGCAGGTTAGATGGGCGGCAAACACAGACATGTTTGCACCTGAACTGCGAAACACAGACAAAGCAAATAAAATCAGAAGGAGGTACAATCTGGAAAACAAGTTTACAGTAGTGTTTGCAGGCACATTCAGAAAGTGGCATGGTGCACTTGACCTTCCAGAACTTGTTAAAGCTGTGGTCAGAAAAGCTAAGAATGTGCTGTTTCTCTTTGTTGGAGGCGGAGAGTGTCTGGATGAAGTAAAAGCTAAAATCAGAGATATGCATTTGAGCCAGTATGTGGTTTTTGCCGGCACCCAGAGATATGAAATGATGCCATACTTTATGGCAGTATCCGATGCGGGCATTGCGCCTTACAATGCAGCATATTATAAGCCATTAAAGGATTTTGGGTTCTTCTGGTCTCCTCTTAAGATATTTGAATACATGGCATCAGGACTTCCTGCTATTACTGTTTCTTATGACCCGCTTCCTAAGATTGTTATCAATGGAGAAACAGGCTTTATAACACCTGCTGAAGACCCCTCTAAAATAGCAGAGGCAATCATTAATCTTGCTAAGAATCCTCTTAACGCTTCCAGCATGGGAAAGAGGGCAAGAGAATTTGTAGAGAATAATTACACATGGAAGCTCCATGTTGACAATCTGGATAAAATAATAAAAGATACTCTAAGAAAGGATTAG